From a single Cloacibacillus sp. genomic region:
- a CDS encoding helix-turn-helix transcriptional regulator, protein MIFKERIKEMRKTSALTQSKLAELCDVSSAHISNIESGRENPSLELLQRMAMAFDCDLYIDFIPKGTQQLYDGPQAGPEETSKTRLTFENAPARTLLAIAEAKLELEAATMTEAEKEEIRLRLEKCSATLFDA, encoded by the coding sequence TTGATATTTAAAGAAAGAATTAAAGAAATGCGAAAAACATCGGCGTTGACGCAATCAAAGCTTGCGGAACTGTGTGATGTTAGCTCGGCACACATCAGCAATATTGAATCAGGGCGAGAAAATCCGTCCTTAGAGCTTCTACAAAGAATGGCAATGGCCTTTGACTGTGACCTTTATATAGATTTCATACCAAAAGGGACTCAACAGTTGTACGATGGGCCGCAGGCTGGGCCGGAAGAAACAAGTAAAACACGCCTTACATTCGAAAACGCTCCGGCACGCACCTTGCTTGCAATAGCCGAAGCAAAGCTTGAACTTGAAGCAGCAACAATGACAGAAGCAGAAAAAGAAGAAATACGCCTGCGTTTAGAAAAATGCAGTGCGACTCTATTTGATGCGTGA